ATTTGAGTCCGAGTCGCTGCTGAATGCTTTTCGGATGGCACAAGAACTAGCTACCCAAAACTAACCTTTTTTAGCGTAGGTATTGCAACTTTTTTCTGAAATAATGTACACAAGTTTTAATATCCTCGTCTTGTTGTTGGCTAATATTGGATTGCTGATCGATTCCAgatctttttattgtttcttttcCTAAAAAAGAAACCAGTTGGTGGCCTAACCACGACACTTCACTTTTTCGAGGAACTCACAGAGGTATTTCAGCCTCGCTCTGGCTACCATCGTCAGCTTACCCCTGGCATTTCTGATCTTTTTAGTTTGATTAGCAAATTTGCGAGCGGAAGTTGGCAGGCGTTATTATCTTTTGAGAGAAAAGAGTAGATTCTGGTTTTGAGCGGATGCTCGCTCCAGTTGAAAGCGTTGGTTTTCGTCCGCTTAGATCACCTGCATCCTTCCACCTTCCTACTGCAACACAGagatttgagaaatgctaagaagactcaAAAGTGGGAGTCTCTGTGGACTTCCTGCTTCCTCatgttttttgcacaatattttataatgttaacaCGAGAATTAACCTGAGACCGTGAGCTGTCAAGAGTCAACGGAGAGTCAATTTAAGAGTCTCCTTTGCATTTCTCTATAGATTTTAGCCAACAACACGCTCGTAAATTCCTGTATTTTCTGGGTCGATCGAGAGGAGAGTAACTTCAACTCTTGTAATGtcatagaaagaaaaagagaatgatAACTGGTGTCAATAAGTTTTTATACAAAGAACAAATgtgtaaaaattaataaaattggaaGCTGTACAGGAAGGAAACGTAGTACAAAGATTGAAAGAATGGTTCTTcactttatttcttttcttttccctctACTGTTTTTGCTTGGTGTTTCTCAGGCTGCAAAAAGGGGAAACGCTTTTCTGCGATAACAAGCTACACAAAGGATTCAACCTTCAAAATTCTACTGCAATTTatcaacaaaataaatttgaatgaaattaaAGATCAAAGCAGTCGCGTCCATTCTCTTGGGACGGGTGTATTTCGGGTTTTAGAACTGTCAAAATTGTTTTGTAATTGTACCACTGACAAAGACCACCTTATGGAGCCATTAGTCCCTCAATTGTGTAAGAAAGGGACTTTGCCCAGTCAGCTTTGAGAAGTAGCGTTTGCAATGTGTCCATCACGTTGTATGCAGGATCGAGTTTCCGCTGCCATCCCTGCAAAACACAATTGGTGAGATATGTAGAGCAGTTATTCACGAGCAACTGCCTCTAAGCAAGTTAAATTTACCGATGAGATCACTCAAATAATGATTACAGAATGTAACAACAGGTTTCATTTCATAAGAGAATAGCGATGCTTCAGCTGTGGTGGATATATAAAGGAAAACGAAATTACCTCAAGAACCAAAGTTGTTACCATGACAGTACAGACATTTCCATCAACATTGACTCTATGACGCCTAACTTTCTCCAGTAACTGCTGCATACACTCAGCAGGATGGACCAGATCACCTTCTGGAGTTCCCCAGAAAGCGAACGACTCCTCCACTTCCTGTTAGAACAATAGTAGATTTGAGGGAAACTTGTAACACAAGCATATCAAGTTCGTAATAACATTTAAGAACTGCATTTTTCTACAACCTTAACACACGAATAAACGAAACAAGGAGTGAAATAGTACACATATCACATCTTGCAACTGTGCTTAATAGAATTCACACTTCCAAGACAAGAAATTAATACCAGGAAAGTTTGATTCAACAAGATTTCTAAACATGAAATTAATAAACTTCCAAGTTCCAATTGAAAAATCAAATCATGCAACCTTATCAAAATCATTCCTACGAATAAATAATAAGTTGCCTGACAATTTTACCTCAATGAAAGCCTTTGGGTTAGGGCATTTCTGTTGCTTAGATAGTCTGAGGGTGCACTCAGCAGCAGTGCGCCCATCACGAAGAGCAACCGCCTTGAAAAATTCCACTAAATTTACTCTATCATGTTTAGAGAGTTCAGCAGTCATGCCTACATCAAGGAAAATGACATGAGGCTTTGATTTGAAGAGTCTATTCCTAGAAGACTTGTTCTTAGGCACCCGGACAAGGATATTTCCAGGATGCATGTCTGCATGAATAAAGTTGTCCACCTGAAAGAAGAAATTCTGATAACTTAGAACGTACTGAAAAGTACCAAAGACCAGAACATCTGAGTTCTCACTAACAATCAAACCACAACAAATCAAGCTTATAACCAagtatactctctctctctctcaacctaCTTGACCACTTTAGAGGGGAGATGTTGGAAGACAtaccaacaaagaaaaaacaatcgACCATGTTCCAATATgctaaacaaaaaacaaaataaaaagttacacAGTGCATAATAGCAAGCTAGCCTCAGAGATAGTAGCCGCTTCCCCTGTAGTCATCTGCTCGTTCATGCATATGAAAACtataccttttttattttatttttaagtatctGACAATCTTTAGCTATATCAAACAGCAGAAATCACTAATTTAACATACAACAAGGTGCGCATGAGGTTTAAACACAATGAAATCACCATAGCTAAAGCAGAAATACATTGCAAGAAACATCAAGGGTGTGAATGTTACCAGGAGCATCTTCAAAAGTGCATGTGTCCCGATGTGAGCAAGTGCAGATTTAATCCGTTCATGCCCTTCAAGATCATCAACATAGTGTGACACGCATTCCCCTTGTTCATAAGTTTCCACCAGAACAGCAGGATGCACAAGTGGATACAAAGGCTTCGGGAAAGAGACATCCTTCCATCTACGGAAATTATAAATAAAGCGGCTCAAATGGGCAGCTTCCCTTGCAAGGTCAACTTGAGACATCATAAAAACTGCAAACTGCTGCACACTTTCATCCAATCTCCACCACTTTAAGGCAGGAatgaactttgaaatttttgcGACCAGATTGATTATAACAAAATCTCTCCTAATTGATTCACCAACACCAGGGTGTCTAACCTTTACTGCAACTACTATGGGCTTCGCCCGTTGACCAGGGTACCTAAATCTTAAAGTAGCTCGATGCACTTGAGCAATACTTCCAGATGCTACTGGTTTCTCCTCAAAATTGTCAAAAATCTCAGGCAGCTTGCGGCCAAACGCTCGTTCAATAGTTTTCTTTGTGTAGGCAAAGCTATGTTCAGGAGCTTTGGTGTGAAGCTCAGAGAGCTTGGTGCATAGATCTCTCGGGAAGAGATCAGGCCGTGTAGCTGCCCATTGACCCCATTTGATGAAAGCTGGACCTGCCAATTCCAATGTTCGGAGAACAACATGAAGCCACAACTTCCTAAACTCAGGTCCAAAGCAGTCAGCAAATGCAGCCATCACTATGCTGGGTGTGAACAAGATTCCTAAGGTAACTGCTCTTAATACCAAGATTGTACCTTCTAAAACTGCAAATGCTAATGAGGTCATAAAAGCGTGTCCATCCTGTGCACGCATGTACAAAGTATTTGATGGTGGGTGGTATTCCGTTTCTGCCAAAGACCTTTGTGACCATGCTAGCTTCCCACTTGTGAAGGCAAAAATACCAGGAAGCAACAGGTTAGAGCGGGTTACAGCCAAGCTGAAAGCTTGTGCAAAATTATTTATATGCGAGAATCCACGACCACTATAGGAAAACCTTTCAGAGAGCCTTTTCCAAACAAGTTGGGCACGGTGTCTCACTGCACTCCTTGCGGGAATGACACCAAAACTCCTGGAACAATTACTTCGGTAAAAATTCTTCGTATtattgtacaatgaaaatgaGGCATTCCCTCTTGTAGGAAATGTATAGTCCCTGTATAATCTGTATTGGGGAAGGCGGAGGCTAACT
This genomic stretch from Pyrus communis chromosome 2, drPyrComm1.1, whole genome shotgun sequence harbors:
- the LOC137725342 gene encoding uncharacterized protein, whose product is MSRFLTFRSFRKVANTVVNSPKQNWQEADKYGTIVGVSLRLPQYRLYRDYTFPTRGNASFSLYNNTKNFYRSNCSRSFGVIPARSAVRHRAQLVWKRLSERFSYSGRGFSHINNFAQAFSLAVTRSNLLLPGIFAFTSGKLAWSQRSLAETEYHPPSNTLYMRAQDGHAFMTSLAFAVLEGTILVLRAVTLGILFTPSIVMAAFADCFGPEFRKLWLHVVLRTLELAGPAFIKWGQWAATRPDLFPRDLCTKLSELHTKAPEHSFAYTKKTIERAFGRKLPEIFDNFEEKPVASGSIAQVHRATLRFRYPGQRAKPIVVAVKVRHPGVGESIRRDFVIINLVAKISKFIPALKWWRLDESVQQFAVFMMSQVDLAREAAHLSRFIYNFRRWKDVSFPKPLYPLVHPAVLVETYEQGECVSHYVDDLEGHERIKSALAHIGTHALLKMLLVDNFIHADMHPGNILVRVPKNKSSRNRLFKSKPHVIFLDVGMTAELSKHDRVNLVEFFKAVALRDGRTAAECTLRLSKQQKCPNPKAFIEEVEESFAFWGTPEGDLVHPAECMQQLLEKVRRHRVNVDGNVCTVMVTTLVLEGWQRKLDPAYNVMDTLQTLLLKADWAKSLSYTIEGLMAP